From the Streptococcus sanguinis genome, the window AATCGGCTTTGGCAAGGTGGAGGAATTTCTCCGTACCTCAGACCAGCGCAATGAAAATCTTGATATGGCTTATCTGCGTACAGGGATTGCTGACTTGGGGCATCTGAACTATCCAGCTCAGCTGGACTTCAAACGCAAGCAGGTCAAGGACAGTCTTTATAAGATTGCTGGTTTGTCCGATGTTGAAGTGCTGCCGACACTTGGTATGGAGCAGCCGCTGGGCTACCGTAATAAGGCTCAAGTGCCTGTCCGCCGCGTTAATGGCCAGCTGGAAACAGGATTTTTCCGCAAAAATTCCCATGACCTCCTGCCGATTGAAGATTTTTATATTCAGGATCCAGTCATTGACCAAGTTATCATCTTTACACGCGATTTGCTGCGTCGCTTTGACCTCAAGCCTTACGATGAGCAAGAAAAGACTGGACTCATTCGCAATCTAGTCGTCCGCCGTGGCCATTATTCAGGGGAAATCATGGTAATCTTGGTCACAACTCGACCTAAAATTTTCCGAGTAGAGCAGTTGATGGAGCGCTTGACAGAGGCTTTCCCAGCTATCAAGTCCATCATGCAGAATATCAATGATCAGCCGGGCAATGCGATTTTCGGAAAAGACTGGCGAACGCTTTATGGTCAAGACTACATTACCGACCGCATGCTGGGAAATGACTTCCAAATCTCTGGACCAGCTTTTTACCAAGTCAATACCGAAATGGCAGAAAAACTCTATCAGACAGCTATTGACTTTTCTGAGCTGACCTCTGACGATGTGGTGCTTGACGCCTACTCTGGCATCGGGACTATCGGTCTATCAGTTGCCAAGCATGTCAAGGAAGTCTATGGTGTGGAAGTGATTCCTGAAGCTGTCGAAAATAGCCAAAAGAATGCGGCAATCAACGGCATTACCAACGCCAGCTATGTCTGCGCCCCTGCTGAAGAAGCCATTCAAAACTGGCTTAAAGAGGGCATCCAAGCGGATGTTATCCTAGTCGATCCACCACGAAAAGGCCTGACAGAGAGCTTCATCAAAGCCAGCATCAGCATGGAGCCCAAGAAAATCACTTATATCTCCTGCAATGTCGCAACCATGGCGCGTGATATCAAGCTCTACCGAGAATTAGGATATGAGTTGAAGAAAGTCCAGCCGGTGGACTTATTTCCGCAAACGCATCATGTTGAGACGGTATCACTGCTTGTACGAGCTGAGGTATCAGCGAAGTAGAAGCAGATGTTCCGCCCATGCGATAGCTGTCGTAGAGCGAGGAAATTATGACGAAACGATACGGTAACAGCTGTGTAGCTTTGATGGTAAAATAATAAAAAAATTTTAATATCTTAGTCAAGATAAATTATTACATTACCTTTTGATATATAAGTGGAAAACTGTAACTTTTATGTTGCAGTTTTTTTATTACATCATGATATAATTAAGAAAACAAAATATAGAGGAGCTTTTATGAAAAAAGAACAAGTATTTCAAAATGTAGAATCATTACAGCAAGTCGTAAATGTCATTAATGAAGCGTCTGCTGCGCTGAATGACAAGACACGTACAATGCGAGAGAGTGCAATACCAGAAGTTTTAGCAGGTGCCCTGGGAGCAGGCGTCGGTGGAATTGGATCATTTGCTGCTCTCTACGGTTTAGGTACTGTTGGTTTATCCGCTGCCGGAATTACATCTGGACTTGCAGCTGCAGGAAGTATTGTTGGTGGCGGAATGGTAGCTGGCGTCTTTGTTTTAGCAGCACCTGCTGTTGTCTTAGCTGGAGGAGCTATTTTATTAGCATCTAATTTAAAAAATAATCAACTTAAACAGGAAAAAGAACGATTATATAAA encodes:
- the rlmD gene encoding 23S rRNA (uracil(1939)-C(5))-methyltransferase RlmD, encoding MLKKNDVIEVEIVDLSHEGAGVAKAEGLVFFVENALPGELIRMRVLKVNKKIGFGKVEEFLRTSDQRNENLDMAYLRTGIADLGHLNYPAQLDFKRKQVKDSLYKIAGLSDVEVLPTLGMEQPLGYRNKAQVPVRRVNGQLETGFFRKNSHDLLPIEDFYIQDPVIDQVIIFTRDLLRRFDLKPYDEQEKTGLIRNLVVRRGHYSGEIMVILVTTRPKIFRVEQLMERLTEAFPAIKSIMQNINDQPGNAIFGKDWRTLYGQDYITDRMLGNDFQISGPAFYQVNTEMAEKLYQTAIDFSELTSDDVVLDAYSGIGTIGLSVAKHVKEVYGVEVIPEAVENSQKNAAINGITNASYVCAPAEEAIQNWLKEGIQADVILVDPPRKGLTESFIKASISMEPKKITYISCNVATMARDIKLYRELGYELKKVQPVDLFPQTHHVETVSLLVRAEVSAK